The Congregibacter litoralis KT71 genome contains a region encoding:
- a CDS encoding NADP(H)-dependent aldo-keto reductase, whose protein sequence is MEYKKLGNSDIDVSLICLGTMTFGEQNSYDEAAQQMDYAVSQGVNFFDAAEMYPVPPRAETQGETESIIGRWLENRGKRDDLVIATKVAGRSLPGGDFDHLRDGPRLSREHIHAAMDSSLQRLKTDYVDLYQVHWPERITNFFGQLGYRHRADDGIAIEETLSALGELVTAGKARTVGISNETPWGVMEYLRVSREKNLPRVQSIQNPYSLLNRSFEVGLAEMAIREKVGLLAYSPLAFGMLSGKYRGGARPAGARLTRFERFSRYSNAQSEAATDAYVALAEKAGLDPSQMALAFVNSREFLSSNIIGATTMEQLRTNIASVDLKLDKELLRELEAIHQAYPIPAP, encoded by the coding sequence ATGGAATACAAAAAACTCGGTAACAGCGACATTGATGTCAGCCTCATCTGTCTGGGCACCATGACCTTTGGGGAGCAGAACAGCTACGACGAAGCCGCCCAGCAGATGGATTACGCCGTCAGCCAGGGCGTGAACTTTTTTGATGCTGCTGAGATGTACCCTGTACCTCCCCGCGCGGAAACTCAGGGCGAGACCGAGAGCATCATTGGCCGCTGGCTGGAAAACCGGGGTAAGCGCGACGATCTAGTCATCGCCACCAAAGTCGCGGGGAGAAGCCTGCCGGGCGGCGACTTCGACCATCTCCGCGACGGGCCGCGCCTGTCCCGGGAACACATTCATGCAGCCATGGACAGCTCACTGCAACGGCTAAAGACGGACTACGTGGATCTTTATCAGGTGCACTGGCCCGAGCGCATTACCAACTTCTTTGGCCAGTTGGGCTACCGTCATCGGGCTGATGATGGCATTGCCATCGAAGAAACGCTTTCCGCACTGGGAGAACTGGTCACTGCAGGCAAAGCGCGTACCGTCGGCATCTCCAACGAAACGCCCTGGGGCGTCATGGAGTACCTGCGGGTCTCCCGGGAAAAGAACCTGCCGCGGGTGCAGTCCATACAAAACCCCTACAGCCTTCTCAATCGGAGTTTTGAGGTCGGTCTCGCTGAAATGGCTATCCGCGAAAAGGTGGGGCTTCTGGCTTACTCGCCCCTTGCTTTTGGCATGCTGAGTGGCAAATACCGCGGAGGCGCCCGCCCCGCCGGTGCCCGGCTGACGCGTTTCGAGCGTTTCAGCCGCTACAGCAACGCGCAGTCCGAAGCCGCCACCGATGCCTACGTCGCTCTCGCGGAAAAAGCGGGTCTTGATCCCTCGCAAATGGCGCTTGCCTTTGTCAACAGTCGAGAGTTTCTCAGCAGTAATATTATCGGCGCGACCACCATGGAACAGCTGCGTACAAACATTGCGAGCGTGGATCTCAAACTTGATAAGGAACTCCTTCGGGAACTCGAAGCCATCCATCAGGCTTACCCTATCCCCGCGCCCTAG
- a CDS encoding DUF6524 family protein, with protein MAKSFGLDSFLVRWLFAVALVFGTYNPTAFSYVGWLRSENFAFGPLPALVGVALIIAWLVYLRATFNSLGWLGIALGAALFGCMIWLFIDLGLLSTQSTGALTWLALLLVSLLLAAGMSWSHIRRRLSGQLDVDDVED; from the coding sequence ATGGCAAAGTCCTTTGGCCTCGACAGCTTTCTGGTTCGGTGGCTGTTTGCCGTCGCGCTGGTGTTTGGCACCTACAATCCCACGGCCTTCTCTTACGTTGGGTGGCTGCGCTCGGAGAATTTTGCCTTCGGGCCCCTGCCGGCATTGGTGGGCGTCGCCCTGATTATCGCCTGGCTGGTTTATCTCCGGGCTACCTTCAACTCCCTTGGATGGCTGGGTATTGCCCTGGGGGCTGCGTTGTTTGGATGCATGATCTGGCTCTTTATCGACCTGGGACTGTTGAGCACCCAGTCCACGGGCGCCCTGACCTGGCTGGCCCTCTTGCTGGTTTCCCTACTGCTGGCGGCGGGGATGTCCTGGTCGCATATCCGACGGCGCCTCAGCGGCCAGCTCGACGTTGACGACGTGGAAGACTGA